One stretch of Clostridia bacterium DNA includes these proteins:
- a CDS encoding zinc ribbon domain-containing protein: MFCTKCGNQCEDGQRFCNNCGAPLEAAPAADESVAEAPVIEDPAAEAVEETAEEVSGAVEEVAEEAAEAAKEAAMDELVSGQPPFTAPEPEQPYSEHPVYQPPIQQEYYAPAAETAPGPLKKKSGVGKWIARIVISCLPLLLTYLALFVSGIIWPGSLLPTNPNLVLSSWAPEARTIAIVILTVICASVLLQIICLAVWALRKKGDPALRDWAVGFTVVALAVVVAAILFSLGMMLFNDNYPRLFSFLENYVSPVRYIGLLISFL; this comes from the coding sequence ATGTTTTGCACAAAATGCGGAAACCAATGTGAAGACGGCCAGCGCTTCTGCAACAACTGCGGAGCGCCGCTCGAAGCGGCTCCCGCCGCGGACGAGTCCGTCGCCGAAGCTCCCGTTATCGAAGATCCCGCCGCGGAAGCGGTTGAAGAAACCGCGGAAGAGGTCTCCGGAGCCGTAGAAGAAGTTGCGGAAGAAGCGGCCGAAGCCGCCAAAGAAGCCGCTATGGACGAGCTCGTATCCGGTCAGCCGCCCTTTACCGCTCCCGAGCCGGAACAGCCGTATTCCGAGCATCCTGTCTATCAGCCGCCGATACAGCAGGAATACTACGCGCCGGCGGCCGAAACCGCACCCGGACCACTCAAAAAGAAGAGCGGCGTCGGCAAATGGATCGCGCGTATAGTTATCTCCTGCCTGCCGCTGCTGCTGACCTATCTGGCGCTCTTCGTCAGCGGGATAATCTGGCCCGGCTCGCTGCTGCCGACGAATCCGAATCTCGTGCTCTCGTCATGGGCTCCGGAAGCGAGGACCATCGCCATCGTAATCCTCACGGTGATCTGCGCCTCCGTTCTGCTGCAGATAATATGCCTCGCGGTATGGGCGCTCCGCAAGAAGGGCGATCCCGCGCTCCGCGACTGGGCGGTCGGCTTCACGGTCGTCGCGCTCGCGGTAGTCGTTGCGGCGATACTCTTCTCGCTCGGGATGATGCTTTTCAACGACAATTACCCGCGCCTGTTCAGCTTCCTCGAGAATTACGTCTCACCCGTCAGATACATAGGTCTGCTCATTTCATTTCTTTGA
- a CDS encoding L-rhamnose isomerase, with protein sequence MSYTEAKAKYAALGVDTETAMEKLLSVPISLHCWQGDDVIGFDNDGGLTGGIQTTGNYPGRARTPDELAADIDEVVRLVPGRMKLNLHACYAVFGGERADRDALKPEHFAFWVNFAKERGMGIDFNPTFFSHPMVKDNLTLSSPDETVRAFWVEHGKRCLEIAEYFAHETGEPCLVNFWIPDGYKDIPADRIGPRERFRKSLDEILSVPYDKDKVFVSLESKVFGIGLESYTVGSAEFCLSYAEKKGIVPLLDNGHYHPTELVSDKLSSLLLFNPRIALHLTRGVRWDSDHVVLFDDETKEIARELVRCGGLDRSFIATDYFDASINRVSAWVTGVRSVRKALLLALLEPSAELKKLQDAADFTALMVKREEQSVLPFGDVWEELLRRAGVPSDYLTEIKKYEKDVLEKRI encoded by the coding sequence ATGAGCTATACAGAAGCGAAAGCGAAATACGCCGCGCTCGGCGTCGATACCGAAACGGCGATGGAAAAGCTGCTTTCCGTCCCGATCTCGCTCCACTGCTGGCAGGGCGACGACGTCATCGGCTTCGATAACGACGGCGGACTGACCGGCGGCATACAGACGACGGGGAACTACCCCGGCAGAGCGCGCACCCCCGACGAGCTTGCGGCGGATATCGACGAGGTCGTCCGCCTCGTACCCGGCAGGATGAAGCTGAACCTGCACGCTTGCTACGCCGTCTTCGGCGGCGAACGCGCCGACCGCGACGCGCTGAAGCCGGAGCACTTCGCCTTCTGGGTGAACTTCGCGAAGGAGCGCGGGATGGGTATAGACTTCAACCCCACCTTCTTCTCGCACCCGATGGTGAAGGATAACCTGACGCTTTCCTCGCCGGACGAAACAGTCCGCGCGTTCTGGGTGGAGCACGGCAAGCGCTGCCTCGAGATCGCGGAATACTTCGCGCACGAGACGGGCGAGCCCTGCCTCGTCAACTTCTGGATACCGGACGGATACAAGGATATCCCCGCCGACCGCATCGGCCCGCGCGAACGCTTCAGAAAGTCGCTCGACGAGATCCTTTCCGTCCCGTACGACAAAGACAAAGTCTTCGTTTCGCTCGAGTCGAAGGTCTTCGGCATCGGGCTGGAGTCATACACCGTCGGCAGCGCGGAGTTCTGCCTTTCCTACGCGGAGAAAAAGGGCATAGTGCCGCTACTCGACAACGGGCACTACCACCCGACCGAGCTCGTTTCGGATAAGCTTTCGTCGCTGCTGCTTTTCAACCCGCGCATCGCGCTGCATCTGACCCGCGGCGTCCGCTGGGACAGCGACCACGTCGTGCTTTTCGACGACGAAACGAAGGAGATAGCCCGCGAGCTCGTCCGCTGCGGCGGACTTGACCGCTCCTTCATCGCCACCGACTACTTCGACGCCTCGATAAACCGCGTTTCCGCGTGGGTGACCGGCGTCAGAAGCGTCCGCAAGGCGCTGCTGCTGGCGCTGCTCGAGCCGTCCGCGGAGCTGAAGAAGCTGCAGGACGCCGCCGACTTCACCGCGCTGATGGTGAAGCGCGAGGAGCAGAGCGTGCTGCCCTTCGGCGACGTCTGGGAGGAGCTCCTGCGCCGCGCGGGCGTTCCGTCCGACTATCTGACGGAGATAAAAAAATACGAAAAAGACGTTTTGGAGAAGAGGATATGA
- a CDS encoding rhamnulokinase: MEYYLAVDIGASSGRHVLGSVEGGRLKLREVYRFNNGMERAGDRLVWNVEKLVSEVVEGMKRCAALGVKPKSVAVDTWGVDYALLDKDNALIAPVYAYRDGGTAAAVPAVEAITPPEELYAHTGIQKQPFNTIYRLYADKLAGRLDRAERMLMLPAYITCRLTGVMKNEYTDATTTGLVSAQSGEWDAELIEKLGLPKRLFGPLAEPCALIGRLSPEIADAVGFDCEVAAAPSHDTASAVAACPLGEGDVYISSGTWSLIGVETPSPILTEAARSANFTNEGGVGRRFRFLKNYMGMWLFQCIRRDIGESMTYDEMMEAARACGGHARIDVTDAAFLAPANMLEAVRAFTGEPQMGLDRALNTVYHSLAESYAEAVSEIAAITGVKPRAIRVVGGGSRDVYLNELTEKYTGLPVKAGPVEATAAGNLLSQIICDKRITLAQARELIDGKGEDE, from the coding sequence ATGGAGTATTATCTCGCAGTCGATATCGGCGCTTCGTCCGGCAGGCACGTCCTCGGCTCCGTCGAGGGCGGGCGGCTGAAGCTGCGCGAGGTCTACCGCTTCAACAACGGAATGGAGCGGGCCGGAGATCGCCTCGTGTGGAACGTCGAAAAGCTCGTTTCCGAGGTCGTCGAGGGTATGAAGCGCTGCGCCGCGCTCGGTGTGAAGCCGAAGAGCGTCGCCGTCGACACCTGGGGAGTGGACTACGCGCTGCTCGATAAGGATAACGCGCTCATCGCGCCCGTTTACGCCTACCGCGACGGTGGAACGGCGGCAGCCGTTCCCGCGGTCGAAGCGATAACGCCGCCGGAGGAACTCTACGCGCATACCGGCATACAGAAGCAGCCGTTCAACACGATATACCGGCTTTACGCCGACAAGCTCGCCGGCCGTCTCGATCGCGCGGAGCGTATGCTGATGCTGCCTGCGTATATAACCTGCCGCCTGACCGGCGTGATGAAAAACGAATACACCGACGCGACGACGACCGGGCTCGTCAGCGCGCAAAGCGGCGAATGGGACGCGGAGCTTATCGAAAAGCTCGGCCTCCCGAAGCGGCTTTTCGGCCCGCTTGCCGAGCCGTGCGCGCTTATCGGTCGGCTCTCGCCGGAAATCGCCGACGCGGTCGGCTTCGACTGCGAAGTCGCCGCCGCGCCGAGTCACGACACCGCCTCCGCGGTAGCGGCGTGTCCTCTCGGGGAGGGCGACGTCTATATCTCGTCGGGAACGTGGTCGCTCATCGGCGTGGAAACGCCTTCGCCGATCCTGACCGAAGCGGCGCGGAGCGCGAACTTCACCAACGAGGGCGGGGTCGGGCGCCGTTTCCGCTTTTTGAAAAACTACATGGGTATGTGGCTTTTCCAGTGCATCCGCCGCGATATCGGCGAATCGATGACCTACGACGAAATGATGGAGGCCGCCCGCGCCTGCGGCGGACACGCCCGCATCGACGTGACGGACGCCGCGTTCCTCGCGCCCGCGAATATGCTCGAGGCGGTGCGCGCTTTCACCGGCGAGCCGCAAATGGGACTTGACCGCGCGCTGAATACGGTGTATCATTCTCTTGCGGAGTCATACGCCGAGGCGGTTTCGGAAATAGCCGCGATAACCGGCGTCAAGCCGCGCGCGATACGCGTCGTCGGCGGCGGCAGCCGCGACGTTTACCTTAACGAACTGACCGAAAAATACACCGGACTGCCGGTGAAGGCGGGGCCCGTCGAGGCGACCGCCGCCGGCAATCTGCTCTCGCAGATCATCTGCGATAAAAGGATAACGCTCGCGCAGGCGCGTGAGCTTATCGACGGAAAGGGAGAAGACGAATGA
- the rhaD gene encoding rhamnulose-1-phosphate aldolase, translating into MKDMLSAPFLREICETTSNMYRLGWDERNGGNISMLLDEAESAEYLDLSRVLRRIPTGFDAKALAGRIFIVTGTGKYFKNIEKQPEKDLGVIRISADGSEAELLWGFGDGGSFTSELPAHLMTHVSRLAADPLHRVVTHCHPTNTVAMTRVHPLDERSFTHTLWEQCTECVIVFPDGVGVLPWMVCGTNGIGEATAAKMKEYRLVVWASHGIYGTGRSLDEAFGLIETVEKAAQLYMLTAHLPTVNTITDAQLKAVADRFGVDYRRDFLDL; encoded by the coding sequence ATGAAGGATATGCTTTCCGCGCCGTTCCTGCGCGAAATCTGCGAAACGACCTCTAATATGTACCGCCTCGGATGGGACGAGCGCAACGGCGGCAATATCAGTATGCTGCTTGACGAAGCGGAGAGTGCCGAATATCTCGACCTGAGCCGCGTCCTGCGCCGCATCCCGACGGGCTTCGACGCGAAGGCGCTCGCCGGCCGGATCTTCATCGTGACCGGCACCGGCAAATACTTCAAGAATATCGAAAAGCAGCCGGAGAAGGACCTCGGCGTGATCCGCATTTCTGCGGACGGCTCCGAAGCGGAGCTTCTATGGGGCTTCGGCGACGGCGGCAGCTTCACGAGCGAACTGCCGGCGCACCTGATGACGCACGTTTCGCGCCTCGCCGCCGACCCGCTTCACCGCGTTGTCACGCATTGCCACCCGACGAATACCGTCGCGATGACCCGCGTCCACCCGCTCGACGAGCGCTCCTTCACACACACGCTCTGGGAGCAGTGCACCGAGTGCGTCATCGTCTTCCCGGACGGCGTCGGCGTCCTGCCGTGGATGGTCTGCGGCACGAACGGGATCGGCGAAGCGACCGCCGCGAAGATGAAGGAATACCGCCTCGTCGTCTGGGCGTCCCACGGCATCTACGGCACCGGCCGCAGCCTCGACGAGGCATTCGGCCTGATCGAAACGGTGGAGAAGGCCGCGCAGCTCTATATGCTTACCGCGCACCTGCCGACCGTGAATACCATCACGGACGCGCAGCTCAAGGCCGTCGCCGACCGCTTCGGCGTCGATTACCGAAGGGATTTCCTCGATCTGTAA